One genomic window of Elaeis guineensis isolate ETL-2024a chromosome 2, EG11, whole genome shotgun sequence includes the following:
- the LOC105045770 gene encoding receptor protein kinase-like protein ZAR1 produces the protein MGVSPSLLYLFLFLLFYAFVPLVSSLNEEGFALLSFKSSIREDPEGCLSNWNSSDPNPCSWNGITCREGVVISLSIPKKRLAGFLPSALGSLPSLRHMNLRNNRLFGRLPPGLFAAGGLQSLVLYGNFLSGPLPQEIGNLSYLQTLDLSRNAFDGSIPSSLVQCMRLKSLILSHNNFTSSLPDGFGSSFLALEKLDLSYNGFSGSIPGDIGNLSSLQGTVDLSHNLFSGAIPASLGNLPEKVYIDLTYNNLSGPIPQNGALENRGPTAFIGNPGLCGPPLKNPCPTGVSSSGPSVPTNYMPPVSQVNSNGNGSSGSGKGLSRTVVAAIVVSDVVGIGIIAMIFYLCYRRATSSKGKEESGTSKKGTKRRKECMCFRKEESEALSENIEQYDLVPLDRHVSFDLDELLKASAFVLGKSGMGIVYKVVLEDGVILAVRRLGEGGSQRFKEFQMEVEAIGKVRHPNIVTLRAYYWSADEKLLIYDYIPNGNLTAAIHGRAGTMAFTPLSWDVRLKIMKGIAKGLTFLHEFSPKKYVHGDLKPNNVLLGLNMEPYISDFGLGRLANIAGGSPLLQSDRIAAEKTPNQQSDVTSSPFLTRGSCYHAPEALKTLKPSQKWDVYSYGVILLEMISGRSPLVLLETLEMDLVRWVQFCIEEKKPLLDVLDPSLAREIDREDEIIALLKIALACVQANPEKRPSMRHVVDALDRFISSKPR, from the exons ATGGGTGTATCACCATCTCTCCTCTACTtgtttctcttcctcctcttctacgCTTTTGTTCCTCTGGTGAGTTCTCTGAATGAGGAAGGCTTTGCCCTGCTCTCCTTCAAGTCGTCCATCAGAGAAGACCCAGAGGGCTGCCTCAGTAACTGGAACTCCTCTGACCCAAATCCATGCTCTTGGAATGGCATCACCTGCAGAGAAGGTGTTGTGATCTCCCTCAGCATCCCCAAGAAGAGGCTTGCAGGCTTCCTCCCCTCTGCTCTCGGTTCCCTCCCTTCCCTCCGGCACATGAACCTCAGGAACAACCGCCTCTTCGGCAGGCTCCCGCCCGGGCTCTTCGCCGCCGGCGGGCTTCAGAGCCTGGTCCTCTACGGGAATTTCCTCTCCGGCCCTCTCCCTCAGGAGATCGGCAACCTCTCCTACCTCCAAACCTTAGACCTTTCGCGAAACGCATTCGACGGTTCCATTCCCAGCTCCTTGGTCCAATGCATGAGGCTCAAGTCCCTCATTCTCAGCCACAACAATTTCACCAGTTCCTTGCCTGATGGCTTCGGCAGCAGCTTCCTTGCGCTAGAAAAGCTCGACCTTTCTTACAATGGATTCAGTGGCTCGATCCCGGGCGACATCGGTAATCTCTCTAGCCTTCAAGGTACCGTGGACCTCTCCCACAACTTATTCTCCGGGGCAATCCCTGCGAGCCTGGGAAATCTGCCTGAAAAGGTCTATATTGATCTCACATATAACAATCTAAGCGGCCCCATACCGCAGAACGGTGCTCTGGAGAACCGAGGACCGACTGCGTTCATTGGAAATCCCGGTCTCTGCGGCCCGCCATTGAAGAACCCATGTCCCACCGGTGTATCTTCTTCAGGTCCTTCTGTGCCCACCAATTACATGCCCCCTGTGTCTCAAGTGAATAGCAATGGGAATGGAAGCAGCGGCAGCGGCAAAGGACTGAGTAGAACTGTGGTGGCTGCGATTGTAGTGAGTGATGTGGTTGGAATTGGTATTATAGCAATGATATTCTACTTGTGCTACAGGAGGGCAACTTCTTccaaggggaaggaagagagtggCACCTCCAAAAAGGGGACCAAGAGAAGGAAGGAATGCATGTGTTTTAGGAAAGAGGAGTCGGAGGCCTTGTCCGAAAATATCGAGCAATATGATCTAGTGCCATTGGATCGACATGTTAGCTTTGATTTGGATGAGCTGTTGAAGGCTTCTGCTTTTGTCTTGGGGAAGAGTGGGATGGGGATTGTGTACAAGGTTGTGCTGGAAGATGGGGTTATCTTGGCTGTTAGGAGGTTGGGTGAAGGAGGGTCACAAAGGTTTAAAGAGTTCCAGATGGAGGTGGAAGCTATTGGAAAGGTTAGGCATCCTAATATTGTTACCCTGCGAGCTTATTATTGGTCAGCCGATGAAAAACTGCTTATTTATGATTACATACCGAACGGCAACCTCACTGCTGCAATTCATG GGAGAGCTGGAACAATGGCTTTTACACCACTATCATGGGATGTGCGACTGAAGATCATGAAAGGGATAGCCAAGGGCTTGACATTTTTGCATGAATTCAGCCCAAAGAAGTATGTTCATGGAGATCTCAAACCTAACAATGTACTTCTTGGACTAAACATGGAACCATACATTTCCGATTTTGGCCTCGGGCGTCTTGCTAACATAGCAGGAGGATCTCCACTGCTGCAGTCGGATAGGATAGCCGCTGAAAAAACTCCGAACCAGCAGTCAGATGTTACATCCAGTCCTTTTCTGACTAGAGGATCATGCTATCATGCTCCTGAAGCGTTGAAAACACTAAAACCATCTCAGAAATGGGATGTTTACTCATATGGGGTGATTTTACTGGAAATGATATCTGGTCGATCACCACTTGTTCTGTTAGAGACTTTGGAAATGGATCTAGTTCGTTGGGTTCAGTTCTGCATTGAAGaaaagaagcccctcttggatgtGTTGGATCCTTCTCTAGCTCGTGAAATAGACAGGGAAGACGAGATTATCGCACTACTTAAAATTGCCTTGGCTTGTGTACAAGCAAATCCTGAAAAGAGACCATCAATGAGGCATGTTGTGGATGCACTGGACAGGTTCATTTCCAGTAAACCAAGGTAG
- the LOC140855352 gene encoding uncharacterized protein, which produces MGRKNSGETSGMMQEEEGMVAASAPMEGQADIEKPRSHRERISTVETHLAQLEEGLVPLFSLRDRLTSLELNQEQLIETVDNLSDNTQESIQHLREQFNDLAARVAVLTRAVSTIPTPTAGDGGQGRMRAPEPRSYGGARDAKELENFLFDIEQYFRVVRPDSEDTKIILATMYLTGDAKLWWRTRYEDIQAGRCTITSWEDLKREIKAQFLPENVEFIARRNLRHLKQTGTVREYVKQFSALMLDIRDMSEKDKLFHFLEGLKPWAQQELQRRGVADLASAQAAAERLTDYLLSDHQRRKPPLNTFKNHKLSKGKAVINEKKRDFKMKDQEIATVQKSPTNPDENSSDEEEQAEGPRMGALRLLNAIKGQVGEQSKPFKQQQQQKPHHQQQLKPQQTHQQSNRRISELMYVQVELNGHVTRAMVDTGATHNFVADREATRLGLKLERDSSRMKAVNSEAQPIAGLARDVPIRVGTWSGKANFMAVPLDDFQVILGMDFLQAARVVPMPFLDALCMMGDESPCVVPVARQTQERIHQISSLQLKRGIKKGELTYVAALKLEMEPKDMGPFPPGVLRVLQEFEDVMPPELPKTLPPRRAVDHKIELEPGAKCPARPPYRMAPPELAELRNQLDELLKGGLIRSSKAPFGAPVLFQKKQDGSLRLCVDYRALNKVTVKNKYPIPLIADLFDQLGGARYFSKLDLRSGYWQVRIAGGDEGKTTCVTRYGAFEFLVMPFGLTNAPATFCTLMNQLFHDYLDKFMVVYLDDIVVYSRTLEEHVEHLRTILGILRENSLYVKKEKCYFAQEEILFLGHRVGGGLIRMDQEKVRAIQEWQTPTKVTELRSFLGLVNYYRRFIRVIPVVLHL; this is translated from the exons ATGGGACGCAAGAACAGTGGTGAGACAAGTGGGATGATGCAAGAGGAGGAGGGAATGGTTGCCGCCTCAGCCCCTATGGAAGGACAAGCCGACATTGAGAAACCGCGAAGCCATCGAGAGCGGATCTCTACGGTGGAAACCCATTTGGCCCAGCTTGAGGAGGGCTTAGTGCCCTTGTTCTCCCTGAGAGATCGTCTGACTAGCCTGGAGTTGAATCAAGAGCAGCTCATTGAGACGGTGGACAACCTTAGCGACAACACGCAGGAGTCTATCCAGCACCTACGGGAGCAATTCAATGATCTAGCCGCTAGAGTCGCAGTCTTGACCCGAGCAGTCAGTACcataccaactccaactgctggtgatGGTGGGCAAGGCCGAATGCGAGCACCAGAGCCTCGAAGTTATGGTGGAGCTCGTGATGCAAAGGAGTTGGAGAACTTCTTGTTCGACATCGAGCAGTACTTTCGAGTGGTGCGGCCTGACTCTGAAGACACCAAAATTATCTTGGCTACAATGTACTTAACCGGGGATGCCAAATTATGGTGGCGGACTCGGTATGAAGACATCCAAGCCGGGCGGTGTACCATTACCAGCTGGGAGGACTTGAAGAGGGAGATTAAGGCACAGTTTTTGCCAGAGAATGTGGAATTCATTGCCCGACGAAACTTAAGGCATCTCAAACAAACTGGGACTGTTCGAGAGTATGTCAAGCAGTTCTCGGCATTGATGTTGGACATTCGAGACATGTCTGAGAAGGATAAGTTGTTTCACTTTTTGGAGGGCTTGAAACCATGGGCCCAGCAGGAGTTACAGAGGAGGGGTGTCGCAGACTTGGCATCTGCCCAGGCCGCAGCCGAGCGTCTAACAGATTACCTCCTCTCTGACCACCAGAGGAGGAAACCCCCTCTGAATACCTTTAAGAATCACAAGCTATCCAAGGGTAAGGCTGTGATCAATGAGAAGAAGAGAGACTTCAAGATGAAAGATCAGGAAATA GCTACTGTGCAGAAGAGTCCGACCAACCCTGATGAAAACAGCAGTGATGAGGAGGAGCAGGCTGAGGGCCCTCGCATGGGTGCCCTTAGGTTGCTGAATGCCATCAAAGGTCAAGTGGGGGAGCAGTCCAAGCCATTCAAGCAACAACAACAGCAGAAGCCACACCATCAACAACAACTCAAGCCACAGCAGACTCACCAGCAATCCAACCGACGGATCAGTGAACTCATGTATGTGCAAGTGGAGCTCAACGGTCATGTGACTCGAGCGATGGTGGACACAGGGGCAACCCACAACTTCGTTGCCGATCGTGAAGCTACCCGTCTTGGGTTGAAGCTGGAGAGGGACTCCAGTCGAATGAAGGCGGTGAACTCGGAAGCACAGCCCATTGCTGGGCTTGCAAGGGATGTGCCTATTCGGGTCGGAACTTGGAGTGGGAAGGCCAATTTCATGGCCGTACCCTTAGATGACTTTCAAGTTATCTTGGGTATGGATTTTCTTCAAGCTGCTAGGGTGGTGCCAATGCCCTTTCTAGATGCTTTATGCATGATGGGAGATGAGTCTCCCTGTGTTGTTCCTGTTGCTCGGCAAACTCAAGAAAGGATACATCAAATCTCTTCTCTCCAATTGAAGAGGGGAATAAAGAAGGGAGAACTAACATATGTGGCTGCCTTGAAGCTGGAAATGGAGCCAAAGGATATGGGTCCCTTTCCTCCTGGGGTCTTGAGAGTCCTACAGGAGTTTGAGGATGTGATGCCCCCCGAGTTGCCTAAGACTTTACCGCCCAGGCGGGCGGTGGACCATAAGATTGAATTAGAGCCTGGAGCAAAATGTCCAGCTCGTCCGCCCTATCGAATGGCCCCACCGGAGCTTGCAGAACTTCGAAATCAACTTGATGAGCTATTGAAAGGAGGGCTTATCCGTAGCTCAAAAGCTCCTTTTGGAGCCCCAGTTCTCTTCCAGAAGAAGCAAGATGGGAGTCTTCGATTGTGTGTCGATTATCGGGCTTTGAACAAGGTGACTGTGAAGAACAAGTATCCAATCCCCTTAATTGCGGACTTGTTCGATCAGTTGGGTGGAGCTCGATATTTTTCCAAGTTGGATCTTCGATCTGGATACTGGCAAGTCCGGATTGCAGGAGGAGATGAAGGCAAGACCACTTGTGTGACAAGGTATGGAGCATTCGAGTTcctggtgatgcccttcggattaacGAATGCCCCAGCCACATTCTGCACATTGATGAATCAATTATTCCATGACTATCTCGACAAGTTCATGGTGGTATACTTGGATGATATTGTCGTGTatagtcgaacattggaggaacaTGTGGAACACTTGCGGACTATTCTCGGGATCCTACGGGAGAACTCCCTTTATGTAAAGAAGGAGAAATGTTACTTTGCCCAGGAAGAAATTCTATTCTTGGGCCATCGTGTTGGGGGCGGTCTGATACGCATGGATCAGGAGAaggttcgtgccatccaggagtggCAGACCCCTACCAAAGTGACGGAGCTACGATCCTTCCTCGGGCTTGTCAACTACTATAGGCGGTTTATTAGGGTTATTCCTGTCGTGCTGCACCTTTGA
- the LOC105045754 gene encoding protein PLASTID MOVEMENT IMPAIRED 2 isoform X1 gives MPENPMDSTKFERPQGIGPVKAAISLYGERIQGRKPDKYKTQLPLKEDSHSVTGDLHRAKMDIGRLNETKNFAEKEKARAESELYRTRSRAKELALQIDESNAKAREQKLELQSMRKPEFGDGQYAEVMQELSTVKKELSRLKLDVASALEAKAKAEKETEASRSKASSYSRSVKGLRREIYAANEEHVLVELARIEAEREFREIEAQRVAEAAQFAKKIEATNKKIKDISNEINLAKELEMKLEITNSDINILQNEMELVRAMERKHQKNDLFKDVNKTVEEESESRSMLRSAEAELKAAKKELASIKEEGFQLMASMDLIREELMHTAEETKRLKKLEMKTDSTVQHLNSKLLKAKSKLESATRADERARAIVSNLSAALQQLHTEVESAKEEKELVSEETRSIKMEIEKTDLDISSVEERLQAAVRELEAVKASEAVALKKLRRVTERTIKSRASWILSSSNITISKCEYDYLNKRAADAQVVAEKKVAAAQAWIKALKAGEKEILMKTELAKREIKELKGVEDRELCDMEKSLAAQKTLEEELCNWRQKEKEEDISNLKLVVTTPRKSLRGNGIPAASRRAKVRRLSKSSGLRYTRSPSFTIKKKRKVMPSLVKFLRDRKTGKHE, from the exons Atg CCTGAAAATCCAATGGATAGCACAAAATTTGAGAGGCCACAAGGAATTGGGCCAGTGAAAGCTGCCATCAGCCTCTACGGGGAAAGGATCCAGGGAAGAAAGCCAGACAAGTACAAGACCCAGCTCCCACTCAAAGAG GATTCGCATTCAGTAACCGGAGATCTCCACCGGGCAAAAATGGATATTGGAAGGCTGAATGAGACCAAAAATTTTGCTGAAAAAGAGAAGGCCCGGGCAGAATCCGAACTGTATAGGACGAGGAGCAGAGCTAAAGAGCTGGCTCTCCAAATTGACGAGTCCAATGCCAAAGCAAGGGAGCAGAAACTAGAGCTTCAGTCGATGAGGAAGCCAGAGTTTGGTGATGGTCAGTATGCTGAAGTGATGCAGGAACTGAGTACTGTGAAGAAGGAGCTGAGCAGGCTGAAGCTTGATGTGGCCTCTGCTTTAGAAGCAAAGGCTAAAGCTGAGAAGGAAACTGAAGCCTCTCGTTCCAAAGCTAGCTCCTATTCCCGATCGGTCAAAGGACTAAGAAGGGAGATATATGCAGCAAATGAAGAGCATGTTCTGGTGGAGCTTGCCCGGATCGAAGCTGAAAGAGAGTTTCGAGAAATAGAAGCTCAGAGAGTGGCTGAAGCTGCTCAGTTTGCTAAGAAGATTGAAGCCACTAACAAGAAAATTAAGGATATCAGCAATGAAATCAACCTTGCCAAGGAGCTCGAAATGAAGCTTGAAATAACAAATTCTGATATCAATATCTTGCAGAATGAAATGGAGTTGGTTCGAGCAATGGAGAGGAAGCATCAGAAGAATGATTTGTTCAAAGATGTGAATAAGACAGTGGAAGAAGAGTCAGAGAGCCGGTCTATGCTACGATCAGCAGAGGCTGAATTGAAGGCAGCAAAGAAAGAATTAGCTTCCATCAAGGAGGAAGGATTTCAGCTCATGGCTTCCATGGATCTTATAAGAGAGGAGCTGATGCACACTGCTGAAGAAACCAAAAGACTAAAGAAACTAGAAATGAAAACAGACTCTACTGTTCAGCATCTTAATTCCAAGCTTCTGAAAGCCAAGTCTAAGCTGGAGTCTGCCACACGAGCAGATGAAAGGGCTAGAGCAATAGTTTCCAATCTCTCAGCTGCGCTGCAACAACTGCATACAGAGGTAGAGTCGGCGAAAGAAGAAAAGGAACTTGTTAGCGAAGAGACAAGAAGTATCAAAATGGAAATTGAGAAGACAGACTTGGACATTAGCTCGGTGGAGGAAAGATTGCAAGCTGCTGTCCGAGAGCTTGAGGCAGTTAAAGCATCAGAAGCGGTTGCACTCAAGAAGCTGAGGAGAGTTACTGAAAGAACCATCAAATCAAGAGCTTCATGGATTCTATCCAGCTCTAATATAACTATATCCAAATGTGAGTATGATTATTTGAATAAGCGTGCAGCAGATGCTCAAGTTGTTGCTGAGAAGAAGGTGGCGGCAGCTCAGGCATGGATCAAAGCACTGAAGGCTGGAGAGAAAGAGATACTGATGAAGACTGAGCTTGCTAAGAGGGAGATTAAAGAGCTCAAAGGTGTGGAAGACCGAGAGCTTTGTGACATGGAGAAATCATTGGCTGCTCAGAAGACTCTTGAAGAAGAACTATGTAATTGGAGAcagaaagagaaagaggaagatatTTCTAACCTGAAGCTTGTGGTAACAACACCAAGGAAATCCCTCAGAGGGAATGGAATACCAGCAGCATCAAGAAGAGCTAAAGTGAGAAGGCTGTCAAAATCATCAGGATTACGATATACTCGCTCCCCATCTTTTACTattaagaagaagaggaaggtaaTGCCCAGTTTAGTCAAGTTTCTAAGAGATCGGAAAACGGGGAAGCATGAATGA
- the LOC105045754 gene encoding protein PLASTID MOVEMENT IMPAIRED 2 isoform X2, whose product MDSTKFERPQGIGPVKAAISLYGERIQGRKPDKYKTQLPLKEDSHSVTGDLHRAKMDIGRLNETKNFAEKEKARAESELYRTRSRAKELALQIDESNAKAREQKLELQSMRKPEFGDGQYAEVMQELSTVKKELSRLKLDVASALEAKAKAEKETEASRSKASSYSRSVKGLRREIYAANEEHVLVELARIEAEREFREIEAQRVAEAAQFAKKIEATNKKIKDISNEINLAKELEMKLEITNSDINILQNEMELVRAMERKHQKNDLFKDVNKTVEEESESRSMLRSAEAELKAAKKELASIKEEGFQLMASMDLIREELMHTAEETKRLKKLEMKTDSTVQHLNSKLLKAKSKLESATRADERARAIVSNLSAALQQLHTEVESAKEEKELVSEETRSIKMEIEKTDLDISSVEERLQAAVRELEAVKASEAVALKKLRRVTERTIKSRASWILSSSNITISKCEYDYLNKRAADAQVVAEKKVAAAQAWIKALKAGEKEILMKTELAKREIKELKGVEDRELCDMEKSLAAQKTLEEELCNWRQKEKEEDISNLKLVVTTPRKSLRGNGIPAASRRAKVRRLSKSSGLRYTRSPSFTIKKKRKVMPSLVKFLRDRKTGKHE is encoded by the exons ATGGATAGCACAAAATTTGAGAGGCCACAAGGAATTGGGCCAGTGAAAGCTGCCATCAGCCTCTACGGGGAAAGGATCCAGGGAAGAAAGCCAGACAAGTACAAGACCCAGCTCCCACTCAAAGAG GATTCGCATTCAGTAACCGGAGATCTCCACCGGGCAAAAATGGATATTGGAAGGCTGAATGAGACCAAAAATTTTGCTGAAAAAGAGAAGGCCCGGGCAGAATCCGAACTGTATAGGACGAGGAGCAGAGCTAAAGAGCTGGCTCTCCAAATTGACGAGTCCAATGCCAAAGCAAGGGAGCAGAAACTAGAGCTTCAGTCGATGAGGAAGCCAGAGTTTGGTGATGGTCAGTATGCTGAAGTGATGCAGGAACTGAGTACTGTGAAGAAGGAGCTGAGCAGGCTGAAGCTTGATGTGGCCTCTGCTTTAGAAGCAAAGGCTAAAGCTGAGAAGGAAACTGAAGCCTCTCGTTCCAAAGCTAGCTCCTATTCCCGATCGGTCAAAGGACTAAGAAGGGAGATATATGCAGCAAATGAAGAGCATGTTCTGGTGGAGCTTGCCCGGATCGAAGCTGAAAGAGAGTTTCGAGAAATAGAAGCTCAGAGAGTGGCTGAAGCTGCTCAGTTTGCTAAGAAGATTGAAGCCACTAACAAGAAAATTAAGGATATCAGCAATGAAATCAACCTTGCCAAGGAGCTCGAAATGAAGCTTGAAATAACAAATTCTGATATCAATATCTTGCAGAATGAAATGGAGTTGGTTCGAGCAATGGAGAGGAAGCATCAGAAGAATGATTTGTTCAAAGATGTGAATAAGACAGTGGAAGAAGAGTCAGAGAGCCGGTCTATGCTACGATCAGCAGAGGCTGAATTGAAGGCAGCAAAGAAAGAATTAGCTTCCATCAAGGAGGAAGGATTTCAGCTCATGGCTTCCATGGATCTTATAAGAGAGGAGCTGATGCACACTGCTGAAGAAACCAAAAGACTAAAGAAACTAGAAATGAAAACAGACTCTACTGTTCAGCATCTTAATTCCAAGCTTCTGAAAGCCAAGTCTAAGCTGGAGTCTGCCACACGAGCAGATGAAAGGGCTAGAGCAATAGTTTCCAATCTCTCAGCTGCGCTGCAACAACTGCATACAGAGGTAGAGTCGGCGAAAGAAGAAAAGGAACTTGTTAGCGAAGAGACAAGAAGTATCAAAATGGAAATTGAGAAGACAGACTTGGACATTAGCTCGGTGGAGGAAAGATTGCAAGCTGCTGTCCGAGAGCTTGAGGCAGTTAAAGCATCAGAAGCGGTTGCACTCAAGAAGCTGAGGAGAGTTACTGAAAGAACCATCAAATCAAGAGCTTCATGGATTCTATCCAGCTCTAATATAACTATATCCAAATGTGAGTATGATTATTTGAATAAGCGTGCAGCAGATGCTCAAGTTGTTGCTGAGAAGAAGGTGGCGGCAGCTCAGGCATGGATCAAAGCACTGAAGGCTGGAGAGAAAGAGATACTGATGAAGACTGAGCTTGCTAAGAGGGAGATTAAAGAGCTCAAAGGTGTGGAAGACCGAGAGCTTTGTGACATGGAGAAATCATTGGCTGCTCAGAAGACTCTTGAAGAAGAACTATGTAATTGGAGAcagaaagagaaagaggaagatatTTCTAACCTGAAGCTTGTGGTAACAACACCAAGGAAATCCCTCAGAGGGAATGGAATACCAGCAGCATCAAGAAGAGCTAAAGTGAGAAGGCTGTCAAAATCATCAGGATTACGATATACTCGCTCCCCATCTTTTACTattaagaagaagaggaaggtaaTGCCCAGTTTAGTCAAGTTTCTAAGAGATCGGAAAACGGGGAAGCATGAATGA